The Oryzias melastigma strain HK-1 linkage group LG3, ASM292280v2, whole genome shotgun sequence genome contains a region encoding:
- the LOC112141990 gene encoding zinc finger protein 319 yields the protein MTEAWQQQQHAVAPPSVVHTLPQGADNPLGCTVYGVVLQPDTSLQQPQHPQQHAVQAQQPSLQVGGDRGHKCGVCGLDISHLANPHEHQCMVTQDRSFQCTQCMKIFSQATDLLEHQCVQVEQKPFVCAVCKMGFSLLTSLAQHHNSHGNGNNPMKCSICEKTYRPGSGNVTPTSSGGNPQQPSTGETSGGGAVISASSPPVFEASAPDRPYKCSVCHKSFRHLSELTRHERTHTGEKPYKCDTCDKSFSQSSHLAHHQRTHSSERPYKCAVCEKSFKHRSHLVRHMYAHSGEHLFKCNLCEMHFKESSELLHHQCQPEGERPFRCGSCGKSFKRPSDLRQHERTHSEERPFQCEECQMSFKQQYALVRHRRTHKNPADRPFKCNLCDKSFLQPSHLLYHQQVHGMESLFKCASCQKSFSQSGELLRHKCGGEVEKPYKCDVCGKGYKKNSTLQRHQNTHCTEKPLKCSLCDKRFVSSSEFVQHRCDPTREKPLKCPDCEKRFRYSSELQRHRRVHTGEKPFKCANCDKSFKQREHLAKHQSVHSRETQFKCVWCGERFVDLAALQEHTVQHTAEGENFPEAPCIP from the coding sequence ATGACGGAGGcatggcagcagcagcaacatgCAGTGGCTCCACCCTCTGTCGTGCACACGCTCCCCCAAGGAGCCGACAACCCTCTGGGCTGCACCGTGTACGGAGTGGTTCTGCAGCCGGATACCTCCCTGCAGCAGCCCCAGCACCCCCAGCAGCACGCCGTGCAGGCCCAGCAGCCCTCCTTACAGGTAGGGGGCGATAGAGGGCACAAGTGCGGAGTGTGTGGTCTTGACATTTCTCATCTGGCCAACCCTCACGAGCATCAGTGCATGGTGACCCAGGACCGGTCCTTCCAGTGCACGCAGTGCATGAAGATCTTCAGCCAGGCCACGGACCTGCTGGAGCACCAGTGCGTGCAGGTGGAGCAGAAGCCTTTTGTGTGTGCCGTTTGTAAGATGGGCTTCTCCCTGCTCACCTCCCTGGCTCAGCATCACAACTCCCACGGCAACGGAAACAATCCCATGAAGTGCTCCATCTGCGAGAAGACCTACCGGCCCGGCTCGGGGAACGTCACCCCAACCTCGTCTGGCGGAAACCCCCAGCAGCCCTCCACGGGGGAGACATCCGGGGGCGGCGCCGTGATCAGTGCCTCGTCCCCGCCAGTGTTTGAGGCCTCCGCCCCGGACAGACCCTACAAGTGCTCGGTGTGCCACAAGTCCTTCCGGCATCTGTCCGAGCTTACCCGCCATGAGCGAACGCACACAGGGGAAAAGCCATACAAGTGTGACACGTGTGACAAGAGCTTCAGTCAGTCCTCACACCTGGCTCACCACCAGCGCACGCACAGCTCGGAGCGGCCGTACAAGTGCGCCGTGTGCGAGAAGAGCTTCAAGCACCGCTCCCACCTGGTGCGCCACATGTACGCTCACTCCGGTGAGCACCTCTTCAAGTGTAACCTCTGTGAGATGCACTTCAAGGAGTCGTCCGAGCTCCTGCACCATCAGTGCCAGCCGGAGGGCGAGCGGCCGTTCCGCTGCGGCTCCTGCGGGAAGAGCTTCAAGCGGCCGTCCGACCTGCGGCAGCACGAACGCACGCACTCTGAGGAGCGGCCCTTCCAGTGCGAGGAGTGTCAGATGAGCTTCAAGCAGCAGTACGCTCTGGTCCGCCACCGCCGCACTCACAAAAACCCCGCCGACCGGCCCTTCAAGTGCAACCTCTGCGACAAGAGCTTCCTTCAGCCGTCCCACCTGCTCTACCACCAGCAGGTCCACGGCATGGAGAGCCTCTTCAAGTGTGCGTCCTGCCAGAAGTCCTTCAGCCAGTCAGGGGAGCTGCTGCGGCATAAATGTGGGGGGGAGGTGGAGAAACCTTACAAGTGTGACGTTTGCGGCAAAGGCTACAAAAAGAACTCTACGCTGCAGCGCCACCAGAACACACACTGCACCGAGAAGCCGCTCAAATGCTCGCTGTGCGACAAGCGCTTCGTCTCCTCCTCCGAGTTCGTCCAGCACCGCTGCGACCCCACCAGGGAGAAGCCGCTGAAGTGCCCCGACTGCGAAAAGCGCTTCAGGTATTCGTCGGAGCTGCAGCGCCACCGCCGCGTCCACACGGGGGAGAAGCCTTTCAAGTGTGCCAACTGCGACAAGAGCTTCAAGCAGCGCGAGCACCTCGCCAAGCATCAGAGCGTGCACTCCAGGGAGACTCAGTTTAAATGCGTGTGGTGCGGGGAGCGCTTCGTCGACCTGGCCGCTCTGCAGGAGCACACGGTCCAGCACACCGCAGAAGGGGAGAACTTCCCGGAAGCTCCGTGCATCCCATGA